The Alosa sapidissima isolate fAloSap1 chromosome 16, fAloSap1.pri, whole genome shotgun sequence genome has a segment encoding these proteins:
- the cfap36 gene encoding cilia- and flagella-associated protein 36, translating into MAEDSEWVLESIVGYLGSPEWVIPVTDFMENKCTVFDDEDENKLTYTEIHQQYKELVEKLLESYMQEVGINEQQFVEACASPFAKSKTLQSVFHPVLATDDFQMFRSLMVQKNMELQLQALRVIKERNGALPECLMDGEDVMSELEQQEMKILQEVLKRSKEEYDMEMARRTQLEEELGTTSSSCSILSVPNGTDTGPHQDLSLSSPSLSANSVSKTSNTAAKKEEKIVASAQVDKAQKSPAKTGAANPAKPPAGKGSTDGKTLPAVRAPVKGTEAPVSPKEKSSSNSNSQAAESWLEEARKEAGISKPFTELSASQQEQLQQRALYLRQQRDKLQALKKEQQRPKQTRPEEPLAAPTAAPSTQEISVEERKKLQKRKHLAEKLKEEVIKK; encoded by the exons ATGGCCGAGGATAGCGAATGGGTCTTGGAGAGCATTGTTGGATACCTTGGAAGTCCAGAATGGGTGATACCAGTTACCGACTTTATGGAAAATAAGTGCACAG tGTTTGATGATGAAGACGAGAACAAATTGACTTACACAGAAATACACCAGCAATACAAAGAATTG GTGGAGAAGTTGCTAGAAAGCTACATGCAAGAAGTGGGCATCAATGAGCAGCAGTTTGTGGAAGCATGCGCTTCTCCTTTTGCAAAATCCAAAACATTGCAG AGTGTATTCCATCCGGTTCTGGCTACAGATGACTTCCAGATGTTTCGATCCCTGATGGTACAAAAGAATATGGAGCTTCAGCTGCAGGCCTTGCGTGTGATAAAAGAGAGGAATG GTGCCCTGCCAGAGTGTTTGATGGATGGAGAGGATGTTATGAGCGAGCTGGAACAACAGGAGATGAAGATTTTACAGGAGGTGCTCAA GAGGTCAAAGGAGGAGTACGACATGGAGATGGCTCGCCGGACTCAGTTGGAGGAGGAACTTGGAACCACGTCCAGCAGTTGCTCTATCCTGTCTGTGCCCAACGGAACTGACACCGGTCCTCACCAGGACTTGTCCCTCTCGTCCCCCTCACTGTCGGCCAACAGCGTCAGCAAG ACAAGCAACACCGCAgcaaagaaagaggagaagatagTGGCGTCTGCACAAGTAGATAAGGCCCAGAAGAGTCCAGCCAAGACAGGTGCCGCCAACCCTGCCAAACCGCCCGCAG GGAAAGGGAGTACTGATGGAAAGACTCTCCCTGCTGTGAGAGCCCCGGTGAAGGGCACAGAGGCTCCTGTCTCGCCCAAAGAGaagagcagcagcaacagcaacagccagGCAGCCGAGAGCTGGCTGGAGGAGGCTCGGAAGGAAGCTGGTATCTCTAAGCCATTTACG GAGTTGTCGGCATCCCAGCAGGAGCAGCTCCAGCAGAGGGCGCTGTATCTGAGACAGCAGCGCGACAAGCTGCAGGCCCTGAAGAAGGAGCAGCAGCGGCCCAAACAGACCCGACCCGAGGAGCCGCTGGCTGCCCCCACTGCTGCACCCAGCACACAG GAAATATCAgtagaggaaagaaagaagttACAGAAACGGAAACACCTAGCCGAAAAATTAAAAGAAGAGGTCATCAAGAAGTAG
- the LOC121685316 gene encoding inactive phospholipase D5-like isoform X1, translated as MDSRPSRLVPLVAPALAAPVGPPIFSTVQQQDYTASVWLSRREKLEHSQQKCIVIFALVCCFAVLVALIFSAVDVWGEDEDGITEENCSKTCRMIIVENIPENVSLPHNGTTSLTSGLHSLLDLARRYVEIVSPHWTLNSTDYEASIPTAKQGRLLLHRLMDLKSQKVNLKVVSGLTDSKELKILSRHGADIHYLNMTTLTNGQMLSSFWVVDNKHIYIGSAGMDWRALSTLKELGVILYECSCLALDLRRLFSLYRQLQYKDFIPSIWSKRVYGLYNKKRPLKLVLNDVNAEGYPSNSPDVLCPKDRVRDIDAIFNVIEDANKFIYISVTDYLPLVSNGLNRYWSAIDGKLREAVLLRNIKVRLLVSCWEQTHPLTFNFMWSLKSLCMDMANCSLEAKFFIPRELDGMIEGINHNRYMVTDNAIYIGNFGWVGNEFVYNAGAGLVISQERKDPEDQNITMVQQMSAVFERDWHSRYSKTLQLNKIPVCNKHTVLPQSLKAWDESVDNTDSPNASL; from the exons TCTCAGCAGAAATGCATAGTGATCTTTGCACTGGTGTGCTGCTTCGCGGTGCTGGTGGCCCTCATATTCTCAGCGGTGGACGTGTGGGGAGAAGATGAGGACGGTATCACCGAGGAGAACTGTAGCAAAACCTGCCG AATGATTATTGTGGAGAATATTCCAGAAAATGTATCTCTGCCTCACAATGGAACCACCTCGCTCACCTCTGGACTGCACAGCCTGTTGGACCTTGCGCGGCGATACGTGGAGATCGTTTCACCTCACTGGACACTGAACTCCACTGACTACGAGGCCAGCATCCCTACAGCAAAGCAG GGCCGGTTATTACTCCATAGATTGATGGACCTCAAGTCCCAAAAAGTCAATCTGAAAGTGGTCAGTGGTTTGACAGACTCCAAAGAGCTTAAGATCCTTTCTCGTCATG GTGCAGATATTCATTATCTAAATATGACAACCCTGACAAATGGTCAGATGCTCTCGTCCTTCTGGGTGGTCGACAACAAGCACATATACATCGGTAGTGCCGGCATGGACTGGAGAGCGCTGTCTACG TTGAAGGAGTTGGGCGTCATTCTCTATGAGTGCAGTTGCCTGGCTCTGGATCTGCGCAGGCTGTTTAGCCTCTATCGGCAGCTGCAGTACAAGGACTTCATTCCCTCCATCTGGTCCAAAAGGGTCTACGGACTATACAACAAGAAAAGACCCCTTAAACTCGTTCTGAATGACGTGAATGCAGAGGGCTATCCATCT AATTCTCCAGATGTCTTATGTCCCAAAGACCGAGTCCGGGACATTGATGCCATCTTTAATGTGATTGAGGATGCAAATAAGTTCATATATATCTCTGTCACTGACTACCTGCCTCTCGTCAGCAATGGGCTGAACAG atACTGGTCGGCGATTGACGGAAAGCTACGTGAAGCTGTGCTACTGAGGAACATCAAAGTGCGTCTGCTCGTGAGCTGCTGGGAGCAGACGCACCCCCTGACTTTTAATTTCATGTGGTCTCTTAAGAGCCTGTGCATGGACATGGCCAACTGCTCTCTGGAGGCG AAGTTCTTCATTCCCCGCGAGCTAGACGGCATGATCGAGGGAATCAACCACAACAGATATATGGTCACGGATAATGCTATATACATAG GGAATTTTGGCTGGGTGGGAAATGAGTTTGTGTACAACGCCGGAGCCGGTTTGGTAATCTCCCAGGAGAGGAAGGATCCAGAGGACCAAAACATCACCATGGTGCAGCAGATGAGTGCAGTGTTTGAAAGAGACTGGCACTCTCGCTACTCTAAAACTCTGCAGCTCAACAAGATCCCCGTCTGCAACAAGCACACAGTCCTTCCTCAGTCGCTCAAGGCATGGGACGAGAGTGTTGACAACACAGACAGCCCGAATGCCTCTTTGTGA
- the LOC121685316 gene encoding inactive phospholipase D5-like isoform X2, with translation MKSQQKCIVIFALVCCFAVLVALIFSAVDVWGEDEDGITEENCSKTCRMIIVENIPENVSLPHNGTTSLTSGLHSLLDLARRYVEIVSPHWTLNSTDYEASIPTAKQGRLLLHRLMDLKSQKVNLKVVSGLTDSKELKILSRHGADIHYLNMTTLTNGQMLSSFWVVDNKHIYIGSAGMDWRALSTLKELGVILYECSCLALDLRRLFSLYRQLQYKDFIPSIWSKRVYGLYNKKRPLKLVLNDVNAEGYPSNSPDVLCPKDRVRDIDAIFNVIEDANKFIYISVTDYLPLVSNGLNRYWSAIDGKLREAVLLRNIKVRLLVSCWEQTHPLTFNFMWSLKSLCMDMANCSLEAKFFIPRELDGMIEGINHNRYMVTDNAIYIGNFGWVGNEFVYNAGAGLVISQERKDPEDQNITMVQQMSAVFERDWHSRYSKTLQLNKIPVCNKHTVLPQSLKAWDESVDNTDSPNASLGISTYLYYMSGHYMGQAMAKHGALVCL, from the exons TCTCAGCAGAAATGCATAGTGATCTTTGCACTGGTGTGCTGCTTCGCGGTGCTGGTGGCCCTCATATTCTCAGCGGTGGACGTGTGGGGAGAAGATGAGGACGGTATCACCGAGGAGAACTGTAGCAAAACCTGCCG AATGATTATTGTGGAGAATATTCCAGAAAATGTATCTCTGCCTCACAATGGAACCACCTCGCTCACCTCTGGACTGCACAGCCTGTTGGACCTTGCGCGGCGATACGTGGAGATCGTTTCACCTCACTGGACACTGAACTCCACTGACTACGAGGCCAGCATCCCTACAGCAAAGCAG GGCCGGTTATTACTCCATAGATTGATGGACCTCAAGTCCCAAAAAGTCAATCTGAAAGTGGTCAGTGGTTTGACAGACTCCAAAGAGCTTAAGATCCTTTCTCGTCATG GTGCAGATATTCATTATCTAAATATGACAACCCTGACAAATGGTCAGATGCTCTCGTCCTTCTGGGTGGTCGACAACAAGCACATATACATCGGTAGTGCCGGCATGGACTGGAGAGCGCTGTCTACG TTGAAGGAGTTGGGCGTCATTCTCTATGAGTGCAGTTGCCTGGCTCTGGATCTGCGCAGGCTGTTTAGCCTCTATCGGCAGCTGCAGTACAAGGACTTCATTCCCTCCATCTGGTCCAAAAGGGTCTACGGACTATACAACAAGAAAAGACCCCTTAAACTCGTTCTGAATGACGTGAATGCAGAGGGCTATCCATCT AATTCTCCAGATGTCTTATGTCCCAAAGACCGAGTCCGGGACATTGATGCCATCTTTAATGTGATTGAGGATGCAAATAAGTTCATATATATCTCTGTCACTGACTACCTGCCTCTCGTCAGCAATGGGCTGAACAG atACTGGTCGGCGATTGACGGAAAGCTACGTGAAGCTGTGCTACTGAGGAACATCAAAGTGCGTCTGCTCGTGAGCTGCTGGGAGCAGACGCACCCCCTGACTTTTAATTTCATGTGGTCTCTTAAGAGCCTGTGCATGGACATGGCCAACTGCTCTCTGGAGGCG AAGTTCTTCATTCCCCGCGAGCTAGACGGCATGATCGAGGGAATCAACCACAACAGATATATGGTCACGGATAATGCTATATACATAG GGAATTTTGGCTGGGTGGGAAATGAGTTTGTGTACAACGCCGGAGCCGGTTTGGTAATCTCCCAGGAGAGGAAGGATCCAGAGGACCAAAACATCACCATGGTGCAGCAGATGAGTGCAGTGTTTGAAAGAGACTGGCACTCTCGCTACTCTAAAACTCTGCAGCTCAACAAGATCCCCGTCTGCAACAAGCACACAGTCCTTCCTCAGTCGCTCAAGGCATGGGACGAGAGTGTTGACAACACAGACAGCCCGAATGCCTCTTT GGGAATCAGCACTTATTTGTATTATATGTCTGGACACTATATGGGTCAAGCCATGGCCAAACATGGGGCACTAGTTTGTCTGTAA